A window from Methylococcus mesophilus encodes these proteins:
- a CDS encoding septal ring lytic transglycosylase RlpA family protein has product MQVNGKITQGVLSLVLAASCHLVQAKPLHEKHEKRDRSVGLASYYSDRFHGRRTASGERYNRNALTAVHNSFPFGTLLRVTNLRNQRSVLVRVNDRSSRRHGRLLDLSKRAARELGFVGAGLTLVKLEVVELGTG; this is encoded by the coding sequence ATGCAAGTGAACGGCAAGATAACGCAGGGCGTTTTGTCGCTCGTGCTGGCAGCCAGTTGCCATTTGGTTCAAGCCAAACCGCTTCATGAAAAGCATGAAAAAAGAGACCGCAGTGTAGGATTGGCGTCCTACTATAGTGACCGGTTTCACGGGCGGCGGACCGCAAGCGGTGAACGCTACAACCGCAACGCACTAACGGCGGTGCACAATTCCTTTCCTTTTGGCACCCTTCTAAGGGTAACGAATCTCAGAAACCAGCGCAGTGTGCTGGTTCGCGTCAACGACCGGTCCTCGCGCCGTCATGGCCGGCTTCTCGATCTCTCCAAGCGTGCCGCAAGAGAGTTGGGCTTCGTCGGGGCGGGGCTCACGCTCGTTAAGCTCGAAGTCGTCGAACTGGGTACGGGGTAG
- a CDS encoding KpsF/GutQ family sugar-phosphate isomerase gives MGNPQHLTFDDLALCALGVNVINTEAAAISALADRIDSNFAAGCRLILGCRGRVVVTGMGKSGHIGGKIASTLASTGTPAFFVNPGEACHGDLGMITRNDVVLALSNSGETAELLTILPLIKRLGIPLIAMTGNSLSTLARQAGIHLNTGVREEACPLGLAPTSSTTAALAMGDALAVALLEARGFTREDFAFSHPGGSLGRRLLTFVRDIMHTGDDTPVVGLEARVRDALLEMTAKKLGMTAIVDGAGTVQGVFTDGDLRRLLEKAQDIHATPIAAAMTRPCVTVESSLLAAEAVRIMEQKRINALPVVEDGRLVGAINMHDLLRAGVL, from the coding sequence ATGGGGAACCCACAGCATCTGACGTTCGACGACCTCGCGCTCTGTGCGCTCGGTGTCAACGTGATCAACACCGAGGCCGCCGCGATAAGCGCTCTGGCCGACCGCATCGACTCGAATTTCGCTGCCGGTTGCCGGCTGATTCTCGGCTGCCGCGGCCGCGTCGTCGTCACCGGCATGGGTAAATCCGGCCACATCGGCGGCAAGATTGCGTCGACCCTCGCCAGTACTGGCACTCCGGCGTTCTTCGTCAATCCTGGGGAAGCCTGCCACGGCGATCTGGGTATGATCACCCGCAACGATGTCGTACTGGCGCTTTCCAATTCCGGCGAAACGGCGGAGCTTCTGACCATATTGCCGCTGATCAAGCGGCTGGGGATTCCGCTGATCGCCATGACGGGCAACAGCCTGTCCACCCTGGCCCGCCAGGCCGGCATCCACCTCAACACCGGAGTCCGGGAAGAAGCCTGTCCGCTGGGACTGGCGCCGACCTCGAGCACCACGGCCGCGCTGGCCATGGGTGACGCTTTGGCCGTTGCACTGCTCGAGGCGCGCGGCTTCACGCGGGAAGATTTCGCGTTTTCCCATCCCGGCGGCAGCCTCGGCAGACGCCTCTTGACCTTCGTCCGCGACATCATGCATACGGGCGACGACACGCCTGTCGTCGGCCTGGAGGCCCGCGTGCGGGACGCACTGCTGGAAATGACGGCGAAGAAGCTCGGCATGACGGCGATCGTCGATGGCGCTGGCACCGTTCAAGGCGTCTTCACGGACGGCGACCTGCGCCGCCTGCTGGAAAAGGCTCAGGATATTCACGCGACCCCGATCGCCGCCGCGATGACCCGGCCCTGCGTGACCGTCGAAAGCAGCCTGCTTGCCGCGGAAGCCGTCCGGATCATGGAACAGAAGCGGATCAACGCCCTTCCGGTTGTGGAAGACGGGCGGCTGGTCGGAGCGATAAACATGCACGACCTACTGCGCGCGGGGGTTTTGTGA
- a CDS encoding KdsC family phosphatase: protein MKRPFEASRDVLTRAAAIRLAIFDVDGVLTNGTLFFDIQGSEYKAFHTQDGLGIKLLHESGVKVAVISGRKSEIVQRRMESLGVKHCFQGFDDKLEAFGRLKTELGLSDAQIAHVGDDLPDVPLFRRAGLAVAVADAHPFAAEHAHWLTSRTGGAGAAREVCDLIMHAQGTLDAAMARFL from the coding sequence ATGAAACGGCCTTTCGAAGCTAGCCGGGACGTCCTGACCCGCGCCGCGGCCATCCGCCTGGCAATCTTCGACGTCGACGGCGTGCTGACCAACGGCACCTTGTTCTTCGACATCCAAGGCAGCGAGTACAAGGCTTTCCATACCCAGGACGGCCTCGGCATCAAGCTGCTGCACGAAAGCGGCGTCAAGGTCGCAGTGATTTCCGGCCGCAAATCGGAGATCGTGCAGCGCCGCATGGAAAGCCTGGGCGTGAAGCACTGTTTTCAGGGCTTCGATGACAAGCTCGAGGCCTTCGGCCGGCTCAAGACCGAACTCGGCCTGTCCGACGCTCAAATTGCCCATGTCGGCGACGACCTGCCGGATGTTCCCCTGTTCAGACGCGCAGGCCTCGCCGTGGCGGTAGCCGACGCCCATCCCTTCGCCGCCGAACACGCGCATTGGCTGACCAGCCGAACCGGAGGCGCCGGCGCCGCGCGGGAAGTCTGCGACCTGATCATGCATGCCCAAGGCACGCTCGATGCGGCAATGGCGAGGTTCCTCTGA
- the lptC gene encoding LPS export ABC transporter periplasmic protein LptC, whose translation MAALGSTWYAQRIKPKEDGGANAEHGTVDYFSLNIRRTSLDENGKAKNLLVAPVLTHYIDDDRTDLTTPVYTMFSKEDNPPWVVSSEHGTIRPDGTIALEGAVLIQRDTDRNGRAIRVITSNAVVDPSRDYAETADPVEVVSDPDFLSGKGAQVHFGDQLKITILSNVRRKHDVR comes from the coding sequence TTGGCGGCACTGGGCAGCACATGGTATGCACAGCGGATCAAGCCCAAGGAAGATGGCGGTGCGAATGCCGAACACGGTACCGTCGACTACTTCTCCCTCAACATCCGGCGAACCTCCCTGGATGAGAACGGCAAGGCGAAGAATTTGCTGGTGGCTCCGGTACTCACGCACTACATCGACGACGACAGAACCGACTTGACGACGCCGGTGTACACCATGTTTTCGAAAGAGGACAATCCTCCCTGGGTCGTTTCTTCCGAACATGGCACCATCCGTCCGGACGGGACCATTGCCCTGGAAGGCGCGGTGCTTATTCAGCGGGACACGGACCGGAACGGCCGGGCAATCCGGGTGATCACGAGCAACGCCGTGGTCGATCCCAGCCGGGACTACGCCGAGACCGCCGACCCTGTCGAAGTCGTCAGCGATCCAGACTTCCTGTCCGGTAAAGGCGCCCAGGTTCATTTCGGCGATCAACTCAAAATCACCATCCTCTCCAATGTCCGCAGAAAACATGACGTGCGCTAG
- the lptA gene encoding lipopolysaccharide transport periplasmic protein LptA encodes MTCARTRTLVVLSCLWPGLTFGLSSDAKQPIYIEADTATYDEATGQTVYIGHVRSTQGSLIVDSDKMIVYQKGGKTEKVVAWANPVRLKQTPDGGKEDIHGTGQRAEYFPETGILILYDKAVVWQGGDSTESDRIEYDSRKNFVKAGDPQSNKSRVHVKLAPKAETKSPK; translated from the coding sequence ATGACGTGCGCTAGAACGAGAACGCTGGTCGTCCTCTCATGCCTCTGGCCAGGCTTGACGTTCGGGCTTTCCAGCGACGCCAAGCAGCCGATCTACATCGAGGCCGACACCGCCACCTATGACGAGGCCACCGGGCAAACCGTGTACATCGGCCACGTGCGCTCGACCCAGGGCAGCCTGATCGTAGACTCGGACAAGATGATCGTCTACCAGAAGGGCGGAAAAACCGAAAAGGTCGTGGCCTGGGCAAACCCGGTCCGGCTGAAGCAGACGCCGGACGGCGGCAAAGAGGACATCCACGGCACCGGCCAACGCGCCGAATACTTTCCTGAAACCGGCATTCTCATACTTTACGACAAGGCCGTGGTCTGGCAGGGCGGTGATTCCACCGAAAGCGACCGGATCGAATACGACAGCCGCAAGAATTTCGTGAAGGCGGGCGATCCGCAATCGAACAAGTCGCGCGTGCACGTCAAGCTGGCGCCCAAGGCGGAAACCAAGAGCCCGAAGTAA